GGACCGTATGACATCCAGGATCAATTAAATATAGCCTTATGTGCCTCAGTCGCCATGTGGGACCCTGATCTCGCGAAAACGATCATGGGTGATCTCGACGATTTTTTAAAGATCCATCCACCATACTTCGACATTTAAACCAACGACGAGGCTGGGATGCCCATACGACGCCAGACTGGCAAAACGGGCAAAAAGGATTCTACAATGGCGAAGAACGATTGCACATCGGTATCCATGTAGCCAGAGGTGTAATGGGCGAATTCAGGCGACGTCAATGGGAGGCACAGGTAGGCGTACTTTTTCCCTTCATTGAACAGCGTCGTCTGCAACTGATTGATCTGCTGTCACACTCGATTCCATTGCCCACTTCTCGGTCACGAAATGGTTTCACCCAAGAAATCACGCGTCCCGACGAACTGGAGCTGTCGAATATGCTTGATTTTCTTAGATCAGCATCTGGCGTGGAAAGCGAATTGATTGAAACGGTGGGAAAACTCAAAGCTATGCGTGACGCTCTCGCACATCAAGAGACAGTCTCAAACCATGAGATTGCCCACCCCTATGCGGCTATTATTCGTCGCGCCCGCACCGAATACAGTCCAACCGCCTCGATCCGAAGAGTATGATGACAGCAGTTGGCAGCCGTTCCGCGTCCTGCAAGTTAGAACCGACTCTCTTTCCGTACTTAACATGGGGCGAATGACTGACCGAGCCCTATGCGCACCTTGAACAACGTAATCGCGCATCATGGGCACGCCAGTATTTATTTTTCGTCAATGCTTTCTCGCGCATATCGCTTCGTCCCTCCATGGCTAGCCACCCCAACCCCTCATGCCCGAATCGAAGCCTTCCGAATACGCCCAGGTGCAGGCCGAAATCGCTTCGCTGCCACCTGATGCCCAGGTTAATTATCTAATGACCCGATTATCAGGCTACTGGGCTGCAGCCTACCGGGCCACTACAGACCATCCGACGGATTTACACACGGTATCCTACGGCAGCTTCCATTATCTATTCGACTGTTTTCCGATGTTCTCGGAAGATTTTAAGGCCGACAACGAGCATCCTATCGAGCCCCGCATGGTGGCGGCGTATGGCGTCTCAAATCCAAACGAGGGCGCACGCGACGACTATCGCCTGCGCGGCTGGGTGGGCGCCACCGAGACGTACTTCGGCAAAGAATGGGACAAAGGGCATTTCATCGCTCACTCAATCGGAGGAGCGGTCGATCTGGTCGAGCTCAATGTCTTTTTACATCTAAGAAGCCTGAATCGTGGCTGGTCCGACCAGGGAAAACGATTCAGGTCCATGGAACGGGCATGCAGCCGGCGCGCCGGCACATTCTGTTTTCATCGTCCCCTGTATGATGACGCCTCCAATCGACCGGCACGCCTGGAATTTGGCCTACTGCGCGAGGACGGTACGTTTTGGATAGATTTGTTCGACAACCTATAGGCCGGCGATTCACGTGCGAACCTCCAGTTCCGAGCTCAGGAGGAGCTTTCTGATAACCGCGAGTGCTGCAATCGTCCCATCACAAACGGCGCTGGCTCGCCCAATGCCTCCATACACCCCACCAACGCACGTCGGCGGCGGCCTCCAGCGATCAGAACCTCGCGTTGTCCTGCATAAGGCACAGCGTACCGATCAAAACCTGATGCCCCCCGACATGTACGACAAGACGATATTCGCCGGGCATACTCGACATCAACGATTCGCTCTGATCCAACCAGATCGGGCACATATAGTCTGATTGGTAACGAGTTGGCCTGTCTGAGCTATCGTTTCAGCGCTTCATATCTCGCCTTTCCGGATCGCCTTGCCCACCGCCTCGGCGGCCGAGTTCACATGGAGCTTCTGGTAGATATTGCGCAGGTGCGAATCCACGGTGTGCCGGCTCAGATGCAACTCCGCCGCCATCTCCAGCTGACGAAACCCGCGCTCCATAAGCCGCAGGATCTCGCGCTCACGCTCGCTCAATTCGTACTCCTCGGCCTGCTGCTTTTGCCGCTGAAAGAAGAGTCCCACTTTCCGCGCCACCGGGGGCGACATGCACATGCCGCCGCGGTGCGCCTCGCGGATGCCGTTGACCACCTCGTCGGTCACGAGCGGTTTCACCAGATACCCGCAGGCGCCGGCTCCGAGCGCCGCGTAGATGACTTCTGCCTCGTCCCGCACGGTAAGCATGATGATGGCCGACTCGGGCTGCATCTGTCTGAGCACGCGAGCCCCCTCGATCCCGCTCATCATCGGTTTCCGACCAGAGAGGATCTCGACGTCGAGTACGAAGACATCCGGCTCTTCGACCAACGGGGACTCGATCAGGGCTTCGAGCAACGCCTCGCAGGTGGCGTAGGCGCCCCCGCAATGCATGTCGTTCACTTCCTCGAGGAGCGCGATCAGGTTGTTACGCTGCTCGTCGCTGTCTTCTACAATCCACACGCTGATCGATGAACGCGGCATCTCGGTTTGCACAGGTATTTTCGTATTCGGTCAACAGTACATAGTACGATCATGCACACCCCCCGCACATGGCGCATTTACGTGATGCTGACGGAAAGTTCGATGCGTGTGCCGGCGCCCGGAGCGCTCTCGACTTTCAACGTGCCCCCGATCGCCCGGGTGCGGTCGTCCATGTGCCCCATCCCGTAGCCGGCCCGTTGTACGTCGGTGTCAAAACCGGATCCGTCGTCGGCGACGGTCACGGTGAGCACGCCGGCTTCGTACGCCACAGCCACATCCACCCGGCCCGCGTCGGCGTGTTTCATGGCGTTGTGCATCGCCTCCTTGGCGATCATGTAGATATGCTGCCGCTTCTCCATCTCCAGGGCGATTGGAGGTACCGTGTCCGGCGCGTGAAAAGCGGCTTTCCCGCTCGGGAAAAACACAAAAACGACCTGATGCAGCCGGTCGATCAGACCGGGAAGGGTATCGTTGTTGGATTCCACCACCCACGTGACGTCGCGCACGTAATCGAACATGTCGCGCGCCCGGCCCCATAGTTCAAGCAGGACGCGGCGATCTTCCACGCTGAAGCGGTCCGAACGGCCGAGGCGCTCAAGCGAAAACACAAGCCCGTTCAGATCGCTCCCGATGTCGTCATGGAGTTCACGGACCATGTTTCGACGCGCCGTCTCCCGCTCCGCCTGAGCGCGGCGCTCGGTCTGCTCGAGCCGGAGTTTCATGCTCGCGCGATAGGCAAAGAACAGGCCGACGCCCAGACCCGCCCCCAATAAGAGCAGAACCTGGACCCACCAGCGTTGATACCAGGCGGGGACGATCACTACCGCCAACCGGGCCTCGTGCTCACTCCACACCCCATCGTTGTTCGCGCCGATCACGCGAAACGTGTACTCCCCCGGCGACAGATTCGGGTAGCGTGCCACCGGATTGGAGCTATATACCCAGTGAGCATCCACGCCGTCGAGGCGATATGCGTAGCGATTGTCCGCCGGCGTGTCGAATTCGAGCGCAGCGAAATGAACCGTGAACTCGTTCTGATCGTGATCGAGCCTGACCGAAGACGTGTAGGCTATCGATCGGGGCAGCGGATAGGGCTGTCCGAACAGATCGAACCCCGTCAACGCCATCAGCGGCGGGGTCGGGTTATTTCGAATCGAGTCCGGCAAAAACGCGACGAGCCCTTCGTTGGTCCCAAAAAACAGCTCGCCCCGCCGACTGCGATGACAGGCGCCATCCAGAAATGACGCGGTGGGCAACCCGTCCGACGCGGTGTAGATGGCCGCCACCTGCTGGCGATCGCCGTCGATGCGGGCAAGGCCGTCCGCCGTCGACGCCCAGATGTCGTTGCCCATTCCCGGGAGCACGCACATCACCGTATTGTGCGGAAGACTGTCGGCTACGGTAAACAGACGCAGCGCATCGGTCTCCGGATCGATGCGCATCAAGCCGTCTCCGGTCGTCGCGGCCCATATCGCGCCATCGGGCGTTTCGGCGAGGCTCACGATCTTCATACGGGACGTGCGCAACGGCATATCCGTAACCGACGGGACGCGCGAGAAGATGCCATGCGTACGATCCAGCCGCTCCAGGCCACCGCCTACCGTACCGACCCAGAATCGGCCGGCCTGATCTTCCAGCATCGGCCACACGGAAAAATGCGCCGGCCCCGTCGTAGCCCCTCCGGCATACGGGTAGTGTATGAAGCTGTCGGTCGACGCATCGTAGCGGGCCATGCCACTCGTCACCGTGCCGGTCCACAGGGTGCCGGACACGTCCTCGTAAACGGAGTAGATGAGCGCGTCCGGCAGCGTGCCGGATGCCGGACCCGGAACGTACCGGCTGAACCGATCGCGGGATGGATCATATCGGCTGATCCCGCCTCCCCCGGTAGCCACCCAGATGTTGCCGTCGCGATCCTCGGTAATCGACCATATCTGGTCGAAACTCAGGCTGCCCGGGTCCGCCGGCTCGCTGACGAAGCGCCGTACCGTGCCGGCCGACCGATCCAGCCGGTCCAGTCCGCCGCCCAGATACCCGACCCATAGATAACCGTTGCGATCTTCGTGGATCGCATTGACCCGTGGATGCGAAAGCATGCCGGCCTCCCGTGTCGCGCGAGGCCATAACACCTCAAAAGCTTTGGGCGAGCGGCGTTTATTCAGCCCGTTCCAGGTGCCGACGAAAAGATGACCCGATCGGTCCACCAGCAGCGAGGTGACATCGTCGCTGGATAATGAGGAAGCATCTGTCTCCTCTTCGGTCGCACAATCCCAGTTCCCGGGCGCACCGCCGTACACACAGAGGCCATAACCCCAGATGCCGACCCAGATCCGGCCCTGGCCATCCTGTTCGATGGCGTACACATTCGCCTCAGTGGAATTGCCAACGATCCGGCGCCCCGCGCGAACGGCCAATGCCTCCCGGGTCTCCGGGTGCCATTGCACGACGCCCCCGCCCACCAATCCGATCCATAACGTGCCCTTTTCATCAACCAGGAGCGATTTGATGATGAGCGAATCGGCCGGCGTACCGGTTTGAATCGGGCGGAAACCAGCCTCGCCTGGCGGCCGATAGGCAAGACCTCGTTGCGTCCCGACGTAGAGCCCATCCTGCCCGTCCACCCCGAGCGCAGAAAAACCCGACACGTCGTCGAGTTGTGTATCGACCTCGGTGTAGGTATTCGTCAGTCTGTCGAACCGATACAGCCCGCGCCAGGTGGCTACCCACAAGGCGCCATCTTCCGTAATAGCCAGCGCGTTGATAATGCCCCGGCCAAACACCGAACTGTCTCCCGGCATCTCGAGGTAGTGGTCCACTTCACCGGTCGTGAGATCCAGTCGATTCAACCCGTTTCGTGTTCCGATCCATAGACTACCCCCGCGAGCCAGCAGCGCGCCAGGCTGGATGGCGTTATCGGTCAGATAGGCATCTCCAGCGGGAAAGTGCGTAAACGAACGGCCATCGTAGCGATTCAAGCCATCGAATGTACCGACCCAGAGAAAGCCCTGCTCATCCTGTTCCAGCGCGGTGATGGCCAGCGAGGACAGTCCATCGGTCGTACCCATGCGATCGAACCGCGTCGCGTGCTGGGCACATACCGGGGTATATAACAGCATCCCCAGCGCACAGACGAGCGTCATGGAGACGAGCGATGGAGGATGGCAACCGATTGACCGAATCATCATAGGGTGTTGCAGCCTAAAGCGTCGAGTGGCGCGGTCTCATGCCAGAGCCTGCGTCATGAACCGTCCCCGGGCGCATGCTCCGCGGCCGCGCGGTCAGATGCGGGATGCTCGATGCGTGATGATGGCCCCATGCAGGGTTCTCGTAGCCCGCATCCCATGAAGCGCGCGCCAGGACGCGTCCGATACGTTCTTAACGGAGTCGCAAAGATAGGACTTAGCGCGCCGGTATAACACATGACCTGATCATGTTATATCGACCCGACTCGGTAGCCGCAGCGTGCCGGGATTTCAGTGGGTGGTCGCATTGTAGTCCCCCGATGAAAGGATGTGAACGGCACACTACGATCGACCGATACAAAAAAAGACCTGGCTCGCTCTCGAACCAGGTCTTTTCAGGGTAACCCGCTTGGGCTGACATATGCTTATCCTTTGTGCCGATAGACGATGCGGCCTTTCGTGAGATCGTAGGGAGACATCTCGACGTCGACGCGGTCGCCGGGCAGAATCTTGATGAAGAACTTGCGCATCTTGCCGGACAGCAGTCCGAGGATGGTATGTCCGTTTTCGAGCTCGACGCGGAACTGGGTATTCGGGAGGGCCTCGGTGACTTTTCCGAACTGAACGATTGGTTGCTGTTTGGCCATTCTATGGGCGCTTTTGCGCGTTGGTTTGAGGAATACGGGCGGCACATGCACTTCGCCGCGCACGACTAATTGCCGTTATGCACTCCTAGGTACGCACTCCTCGGCCACATGGTCCGCCGCCGGCGCATTTTCCTCGCGCGCCACCGCCGAACATCCCGCCGGCGCAGGGTTATAACGGCACGCACCAAAACCCGCCCGCCCGGCCGCTTCAGCATGTATCTCTACCAGGAAAACCGACGCTTTTTCGCCCAGATCGCCCACGGCACCGAAGAACTCGGCGCCGTGGAACTGGCCGAACTCGGCGCCCGTTCGGTCTCGACCTCCTACCGGGGGCTGTTTTTCGACGCCAACCCTGCGTCCCTCTACCGCATCGTCTACGGATCCCGCCTCGTCACGCGCGTCCTCGCCCCCATCGCCGCCTTCCACTGCCACAATCCGGACTACCTGTACCGGACAGCGATGGACATCGAATGGAGCGATTTTCTCCCGTCCGACGGCACCTTCGCCGTCTTCGCCAACGTCTCCAACAGCAAGATCCGGCACTCGAAATACGCCGCGCTCCGCATCAAGGACGCCATCGCCGACCAGTTCCGGGAACGATCCGGCAGCCGGCCCGACGTCGACACGCGCGACCCGGATCTCTGGATCAACCTCTACATCGAGAACAACCACGCCACGATCAGCATCGACGCCTCCGGCGGCTCCCAGCACCGC
This genomic window from Rhodothermales bacterium contains:
- a CDS encoding response regulator transcription factor gives rise to the protein MPRSSISVWIVEDSDEQRNNLIALLEEVNDMHCGGAYATCEALLEALIESPLVEEPDVFVLDVEILSGRKPMMSGIEGARVLRQMQPESAIIMLTVRDEAEVIYAALGAGACGYLVKPLVTDEVVNGIREAHRGGMCMSPPVARKVGLFFQRQKQQAEEYELSEREREILRLMERGFRQLEMAAELHLSRHTVDSHLRNIYQKLHVNSAAEAVGKAIRKGEI
- a CDS encoding two-component regulator propeller domain-containing protein; its protein translation is MTLVCALGMLLYTPVCAQHATRFDRMGTTDGLSSLAITALEQDEQGFLWVGTFDGLNRYDGRSFTHFPAGDAYLTDNAIQPGALLARGGSLWIGTRNGLNRLDLTTGEVDHYLEMPGDSSVFGRGIINALAITEDGALWVATWRGLYRFDRLTNTYTEVDTQLDDVSGFSALGVDGQDGLYVGTQRGLAYRPPGEAGFRPIQTGTPADSLIIKSLLVDEKGTLWIGLVGGGVVQWHPETREALAVRAGRRIVGNSTEANVYAIEQDGQGRIWVGIWGYGLCVYGGAPGNWDCATEEETDASSLSSDDVTSLLVDRSGHLFVGTWNGLNKRRSPKAFEVLWPRATREAGMLSHPRVNAIHEDRNGYLWVGYLGGGLDRLDRSAGTVRRFVSEPADPGSLSFDQIWSITEDRDGNIWVATGGGGISRYDPSRDRFSRYVPGPASGTLPDALIYSVYEDVSGTLWTGTVTSGMARYDASTDSFIHYPYAGGATTGPAHFSVWPMLEDQAGRFWVGTVGGGLERLDRTHGIFSRVPSVTDMPLRTSRMKIVSLAETPDGAIWAATTGDGLMRIDPETDALRLFTVADSLPHNTVMCVLPGMGNDIWASTADGLARIDGDRQQVAAIYTASDGLPTASFLDGACHRSRRGELFFGTNEGLVAFLPDSIRNNPTPPLMALTGFDLFGQPYPLPRSIAYTSSVRLDHDQNEFTVHFAALEFDTPADNRYAYRLDGVDAHWVYSSNPVARYPNLSPGEYTFRVIGANNDGVWSEHEARLAVVIVPAWYQRWWVQVLLLLGAGLGVGLFFAYRASMKLRLEQTERRAQAERETARRNMVRELHDDIGSDLNGLVFSLERLGRSDRFSVEDRRVLLELWGRARDMFDYVRDVTWVVESNNDTLPGLIDRLHQVVFVFFPSGKAAFHAPDTVPPIALEMEKRQHIYMIAKEAMHNAMKHADAGRVDVAVAYEAGVLTVTVADDGSGFDTDVQRAGYGMGHMDDRTRAIGGTLKVESAPGAGTRIELSVSIT
- the infA gene encoding translation initiation factor IF-1; protein product: MAKQQPIVQFGKVTEALPNTQFRVELENGHTILGLLSGKMRKFFIKILPGDRVDVEMSPYDLTKGRIVYRHKG